The Hemibagrus wyckioides isolate EC202008001 linkage group LG26, SWU_Hwy_1.0, whole genome shotgun sequence DNA window TGAAGTTTTGGTTTGTGTCTCCTGTGTGCAGTCAGCAGTGTTGCAACACAAGGATTCAATACAGGAAAAGGGGTATTTTACAAGACTGAGATGACAGAATCAATAGAAACGATGTATGAGGCCATTTATTATTACTGCTGCTGTTTTAGTGGAGGGTTCTGGTGAGAAGTTTAGAGCTTTTATTGTCAGCACATTTCTCTGGGAAGTAAATCGGTCCTGTTCAGCTGAAGTCAAATGGCACCTTTGAAACATTTTGACATAGCCAGTCTGTTTCTTTCGATCAACTGATCAATCATTTCTATAAATGATTTCTATTTCAGAGTGCTGGGCAAAGATAGTGATTATAAATCGGTTTGATAGATGGTAGAAGGATTGAAATTAATGTTACAAATTCTTAAGAGACAGTAAGTCATTATGTAGAATTTCACTCAAATGAAAACAATGGAAATTAGCCCCTCATCCTAACCTAAGCTGTCTTGCATAAGGTTCCCTGTAAATTGTACTGATGTTCATTCACATTCTGAGGTACATTTATATTCTGCGGTACACTGTGTAGTAAATCCACATTTCATATATTGAAAGGTAAATTCACATACTGATGTACATTGTGAGAACATTTAAAATCTAATGTACATTCTTATTCTGAGGTACATTGTGTAGTAAATCCACATTCTGAGGTACACtgatagatatatatttacattctgAGGTACACTGTAAGGTACAATCATGTCCTGAGGTACATTTTGTAATGCGGCTGCAGGGGGAGCACAGAACACACAGGACAAGGAGCTGGGTGAGCAAGTGTGAGACTTTTATTTACAACGAACAGGAACAGagtgcaaaaaaaagagaaaactgtGAGAGAATGGTTAGATAACTTAGTGCTAGTAGGGTGCAGGAGCCATGTGGAGACAGTAGCATTGCTAATTGGTCTGCCTCTGGTGCTGCCCATGCTCTGCCTCCACAGCCACAAGAATGGGtgctttttcttcagctacGTCATGGGAGTTGCAGAAGGAACTCTTGCTGGCTGTGAGAGACCTGCCACCACAGTACATTTGTTCAGCGCCAAGTCAACTGCTGCTGAATGTTGAGCTAGGAGGGCATCCCTGTGGCATCTGTGTTGCTGTGCTAGATTCAGGCCAATGTTCTACCTGGAACGAGCAGTTTTGGAAGGACAGAAGCCACCTTAGCCTTAGCCTGAATCTAAGGTGAATTAAGGTGAGTTCTTCAATGGCCCACTTGAAGGCTTACTTTCCACAGCAGCATATATTCTCTCTATGGTGCTCAGCTTGAGGACTGGGTATTTCTCCTCTTTGAACCACTGTGACAGGATGGTGTCTAGTCCCACCTCAGAGGTGTCCATCTGTAGGATGAAGGAAAGGTTGAAATTGGAGTTCCTCAGGACAGGGTCACTGGAGGCTTTAGGAGGCTTCAACTGATCCAATAACCCAGGTACATCGGTCAGCTCCAGATACCACTTTTAAGGGTTCACCACGGTAGGAATCTCACCCAGGTGTTGCAGAATATCTGATCTGGTGGAGGAGTCTGTGGCCGAGTGAACCTGTGTTGATGTagtcattgatagagacttcgctctggataaggcgtctgccaaaatgttagaaatgtaaatgtatggatgatgatgtcatccaAGTAGGCAACTGCAGAGGGCCGGTATGGTTTCAGCtagggctgtcaaaattaacGCGTTATTAATGCGTTAAcgcaaattcattttaacggcACTAATTTTATTAACGTGCGATTAACACAGCGCGCATTTTCTGTTTGACCCTCGGCCTTGCCCgtagtttgggaaatgggagatgcagcagcaaaCTGAAATTGAGAAATAAAAGcgtcttctttatatataaaacgatgtctgatggttctgtcGACGAGACAAAAGTCTGGATGTGAATGAAGTTATCACCGCAGCACgtcgagtttaaaatatcacttgatggCGAAGCATACAGCTGATGCAGagagctctcctgcccctcgccAAAGGCAGACAACACTAGACTCTTTTCAGCGGAGATGTAATGTGAACCTGTGttatgttcttttcttcatgtgtttaatagtcatgaacaagttatttgaaaaacatgtctatgtcctttatgctctatatttaaggtggtttcagtaataaatgtacacgttgcatgtttagaagaagtgatctgaaaatgttaacaggATTGTGTAAGTAAATCGCTCAgtgcaaagaaagaagtaattgttttctatgttctttcatatgtttaatagacatgaacaagaaaaatatctatgaccTTTGAAACATGTCTAGTTTTCATGCTCTATGTTGAATACACAGCACAATAACCAGTCACTGGGACCCTGTACAGGCCGAATGGGAGGAAGGGGGTGAACCCTGTAGAAGCTTGTGGTGCTCCCCAGATGGCAAAGAGGATGTAGAGCAGAAGGAGGTTCCAGTTCCCTCCTTCCTTGGCTACCACCTGGCTCAACATTCTTTTTAGCATTGAAGTGTTGGTTGAAGCGCTTGACCAAGCCATCCATCTTATCAGCCTTGAGTTTCATGAGGAACACGGCAGGGGTCGGGGAGGCTACAGAAGAATAGCATTTTTTTAAGTGCCATCCTCCTAATGCAGATGTTTAatcatatttttaatgttgTATTCAGTGAACTCCACTGTCTCcatacagcatcatctgtagaATGTTACCTATTACACTTGCTTTTCTTATTAATAGAGGGTTTATGAGTAAAATTAAGGTGGGATCTACTCACGTGATGTTTATACtacagtgtgtttggtttgcACATTTGATTGTTTTTCATCTGCTTTCTCAAAATAgggtactatactatactcagctcatttacacacatgcaaaaaGTTTAGAATACCAAACCCTGCAAACAGTGATGTTAAAAtcttcatttgttttctttttcaccttTTTGCAACTTTCATGTAAAGTACAAACAACAATTATGGAAATGTCCAAAGGTACAAAAAGGTGGAGCATACTCTAGACACAAGATTGTTAAACAGCACTAATTACCTGATTACATTTTAACTTTTCCTCATTAAGGAAAAGcattaaaattgtttaaaaatccCTAACATCTTCATAACAAACAGGAGTTTAAATACGCTCAGCTAGTCAGTTCTACACATCTTGTTTTTAGACCTACTGCTCTAATGATTTGTAACTGAACATTTTAGCTAATCAGGTTGGACACATTTCTACTaaccctgagctcaggatcaaaccagggagCCTGAATTTCGCATTTTGAATTCTGAGCTTATCATTCTTTCTGATTTACAAATGAAAATAGTATTAAAAATAAGTATTAGCACCAAGTTGACATTCACCACCCTGTAAATTCAGCTTTTTCTGTTCGCTTGTGTCTAGTTTATTCAAATTCATAGAAAAAACATGCAGCCTCTAGTCTGTAAACATCCACTGCTCACACAGACATATCTGTCCATTATTCAAATAATGGGTAGacggaaaaaaaacattccctTTTAAttggtcatttattttaattcctgACAGTATCACTGCAACATCAAAACTCCAGTAAACAGCTGATTCTAAGACAACATCGGTTTCTAGGGCAATATGCAAACTGCTAAGAGGACCAATAAAAGAGACACACATATCACTAGTACATAATACAGACAGTGTTTAGTAGTGCATTATTTACCTCCACAAAACTCCCCCTCAATGTTTCCACATTTCATATATGGTTTATGGAGGTTTTAATGCAAAGTAGCCAGCAGCTCTGATGCTGAAGGCAAGGTGATGGGAGGGGTTAAAAGAAGACAGTGATACTGTATAATAAGAGGTTTGTTAGGTTCAGGTGCACAAGGTGAGGTGAAGAACAGAcgcacactcacaacacacaccccgCATGGAGTACATGAATTACCTGAGGTATGGAtatctatttattcatgtatataGATAGTTAAATATATGTCTAAATGTATCACAGCATGGTTGGCTTCTCGGAAatgattggccagaaggtgtacattatttttgtataacagtATGGCTCAGATAATATTTTTGGCTGTAACATAACCAATAGGTTTGTATTAATGCATTCATTCTaatgtattattgttttttagtAACTGGTTACAAAGTTGCACTTtcaggaagagggagagagagagactttttgactttttacaataataaaatcagGCTagctcaataaataaataaataaatagtaaaaaccatttaaataaataaatttatatatctAATAAcgttagttatatatatatatatatatatatatatatatatatatatatatatatatatataaaactgtgTTACTGTGAAGAGTTTGAGTGTATGGTTGATGATATGTCTAGTTCTTTCTCTGCCACAGAGCACAGAACTTCTTCACAACATATTGCCTCAAACATCTTCAGATCCCCCATATGCTTGTAAAAGTGAAAATCTATCAATGTTTATCTATCAGTAGCCTTGAGAAAATTCTTTCCACATTACAGTCTGTGTTTTGAGACATTTTGCTTTTCCTGCTCAGGTATATTGctataatgataaaataaaattaaattttaaaataaaatttagctGACACTTGTGCCTGTTTCTCATGACATATTTTAAACTAAGAATAAAATACTGAAAGGTAAACTAAACGTAAAAAGATCTTAAGATCTATGTATCGCAAAATTTGCACTGGTGCAGTGACTGAAGTTTCTGAGTGATGGCTCTGCATGTCTGTGCCAGAAACAACTTGGCCTTTTACAGTGAGCAAGGCCTCTCATGTTCAATTTCAGCTGAGTGGGGCTCTCTTGTGGTCTGGGGCAGGGGCGCACTGGAGCCAGTTCAGCAGAGCAGGGCCTTACAGGGGTTGGTTTTGATGAGGAGGGCTTCTCAGGGGCCAGTTCAGCCTATCATGGGCTCTTTAGAGCTGGTTTAGATAAGCAGGGCTGTTTCAGCCAAGCAGAGGTTCTCTGGGGCCGTTTCAGCCGAGCAGGGCCTCTTTAGAGCTGGTTAAGTCAAACAGAGAAACCATtgtaagtttgttgtttatCACTACACCATGCTGAATCAGTTTGTGACACTAATTAAgcacaagaaagagagagcggcTAATGAATGACTATTTACCACAGTAatgatgtaagtgataacaggacaaaaaaaagagacacagagagagtcagaTTGTTAATTCGTAAGAAGTAATGTTGGAAAtatttttgaatatatttttcctACAGATATGGATCATCTCATTTCAGTGACCCTGCTCttctcaggtcagtgtgtgtacacaaagatattatgtgtgtgtgtaaactctatCACTCATCCCAGCATaatttcccagttcccattgtTGCTATTTTCTTTGGGTCAAAACCTTTTTTTCACATTCATAATATCCTGCTATTTATCATTGTCATAAATGAAGCCATTTGCTCACACCTAGGTGTAGTGTAAAGATTCACAGCAGGAGAGACCTAGGTGGTCCTACACTATAGTTTGTGGgctattatttaataaaaaaaaattctttctctAACTCAGTTAATTAGACAGAATATTATTCAAAATATATCACATATATATCACATTTGGGAACGCATCTTGGAGTTGAACTCAAATGTAATATAAAGTTAGCTTGTTCCCACTTTATTCAAAAGGgatgaataaattatataaatattgtattttgtattgGTAATATATGGAATCGTGTCCAGTGGTGAAATATGTTTGTGCATGCTGTGTAATTCTATGATTATTTAACCTTTTGTATCACttctgttttgttcattttgatcGCTGAACTAACTGAACATCTGACTATGACTGCATGTGTTTTATTGCTTCCATGTGTTTGGGTTTATTGAAGTGAATGATTACAGACAGtttgattatttcatttcagctatgtttgtgtataaagcTGTTTAAGAACATATCAAGGTTTTGTGTTGAACCAATgatatgtgtgtgattataatttaATTAGAGTGTTTATTTATGATAATCTAGCTGCATGTTTAtggcttttcttcttttatagAACAGCATCAataaaaatggttaaaaatattattattatattatgttgcTCACAGTAGTATGTGGTATTGGAGCATATATTCCTCATCGCTATCACTTTGTAAATGAGAATAAAACCTGGAGTGACGCTCAGACTTACTGCAGAGAGAAATACACTGATCTGGCAACCATTAACAAcatgagagagatgaagaagctgaatcacacactgatgaagGAAAATGCAAAGAAAGCTTGGATTGgtctacagagagagggacCTGGGAAATGGCAGTGGTCTCTGGCAGACCAAACTTTCTACAGAGACGGAGACACTTACAGGAACTGGAGGAGTGGAGAACCAAACAACCTTGGGGGAAATGAGTACTGTGTTGAAATGTATCCAAAAAATGGCTTGTGGAATGATGACACCTGTGAAGGGCCAAATCATTTTGTATGTTATGAAGGTAAGAGatgttaataaaaaagtaaatatattaaatacgaTTACagtaatgaaaaatatttttgttttgtatttgttagTTTTGTCttgattttgttgttttttccccttcttagttaaagtttttttttttggcttaaaAGGCAGAAATCTAATGCAGCTGATAATtcattgtgcttttttttcagaaaagaacacaaacactaaatatgTAGTGATTAATGAGACAAAGAGCTGGTATGATGCTCAGATCTACTGCAGAGAGAATCACACTGATCTGGTCAGTGTGAGGAACCAAACTGAGAATGATGAGATCTGGAGAATGATTAATAGTTCAGTGCATCAGAAAGTTTGGATCGGTCTGTTTTATGACTCCTGGAAGTGGTCAGATCAGAGTAACTCCTCATTCAGATACTGGAGCTCTGACCAAAACAGTGGAGGTTTGAACTGTTCTGCAGTGTCTGAGTCTGAGAAACGTTACTGGAGTGATGTGGACTGCACAGAAAAACTCCCGTTCATCTGCCATGAGAGTGAGTTACATTACACTCAACATCTCGGTTTATTTCTTTGTACACAGGATTACACAACACCTTTTagttatgtgttttttttttttaaagaatgttcCTCTGatatacgctatattgccaaaagtattcgctcacctgccttgactcgcatatgaacttaagtgacgtcccattcctaatccatagggttcaatatgacgtcggtccaccctttgcagctataacagcttcaactcttctgggaaggctgtccacaaggtttaggagtgtgtttatgggaatttttgaccatttttccagaagcgtatttgtgaggtcacacactgatgttggacgagaaggcctggctctcagtctccgctctaattcatcccaaaggtgttctatcgggttgaggtcaggactctgtgcaggccagtcaagttcctccacaccagactctgtcatccatgtctttatggaccttgctttggtcactggtgcacagtcatgttggaagtggaaggggccagctccaaactgttcccacaaatttgggagcatggaattgtccaaaatgtcttggtatgctgaagcattcagagttcctttcactggaactaaggggccaagcccagctcctgaaaaacaaccccacaccataatcccccctccaccaaactttacacttggcacaatgcagtcagacaagtaccgttctcctggcaaccaccaaacccagactcgtccatcagattgccagatggagaagcgcgattcgtcactccagagaacgtgtctccactgctctagagtccagtggtggcgtgctttacaccactgcatccgacgctttgcattgcacttggtgatgtatggcttggatgcagctgctcggccatggaaacccattccatgaagctctctgcgcactgttcttgagctaatctgaaggccacatgaagtttggaggtctgtagcgattgactctgcagaaagttggcgacctcttcgcactatgcgcctcagcatccgctgaccccgctccgtcagtttacgaggcctaccacttcgtggctgagttgctgtcgttcccaaacacttccacgttcttataatacagctgacagttgactgtggaatatttaggagtgaggaaatttcacgactggatttgttgcacaggtggcatcctatcacagttccacgctggaattcactgagctcctgagagcgacccattctttcacaaatgtttgtaaaaacagtctgcatgcctaggtgcttgattttatacacctgtggccatgaaagtgattggaacacctgattctgattatttggatgggtgagcgaatacttttggcaatatagtgcataaCACTGTGCAGaattttatactgtatatattacagACTGTGAAGAGGTTGTAATGCATATTTCTGGTACAATGTTTATTCCCTTGTATATTCAGATAAGCTGATCCTGATTAATGAGACTCTGACCTGGAAAGAAGCTCTGAGATACTGCAGGAACCATCATCATGACCTGGTCTCAGTGCGCACTGAGGAGATGCAGCTCTGGGTGAAGGAAGTGGCTCAAAACGCCTCCACTGAACACGTGTGGCTCGGCCTGCGTCACACCTGTGCTCTGGGCTTCTGGTACTGGGTGAATGGAGAGATGATCTGCTACCAGGACTGGGGTCCGGGCAACGGGACAGGGTTTGAAGACTGCAGCCATGAGGAGAGAACCGGAGCAGTGCAGTCTGGAGGAGAGCAGAAGTGGATCAGCCTTCCTCAGAGCGAAAAACTCAACTTCATCTGCTCTACCTATGAAGGTTAGTCAGTGTGGTGGTTTTGTATGCATGTATTAAGTCAATAagctttttcattatattctttAAATTGCAATTAAAATCAATTCTTTATCATTGAagatatgtttttttaaacatgaagACTGAAGACAAGCTGTGGTCCAACATCTGTATCCAACATCAGCTGATCTACAGTTCTGTCTCATTTATACTCttttacacattattattatcattattattattgtatactCTTAATGCAGATGTCTCCATGCAGCATGATCTGTACTACGTTActatattttacttatttttcttattaatagAGTTTTTAATGGTAATTAAGGTAGAATGTATTTACCTGAAGTTTGTAGTGTGTTTAGTTTGCATATTTAATTGCTTTGAAAAATTATTTCTCAGAATAGGAAACTATACCATACTCAGCTCAGTTATACCCATGCAGGAAGTTCAGAACACTGCAAAACAGttagattaaaaatatatagtctttttaactgagtgtgttatcAGGATATCTGCATAATTACATGTTGATGATTTCTATACCTGCCATTTCTGTGCACTTGCTTCTTTAATGTGTAAGAATATGGACTGTATTGACTGCTGACAGTTAAGTTTCCTgtcaaataaaactaaatttcaagtatgtgttttagtgtatctctgtgttttttgttccacttcacaaacatgcaaacaaaGATGAAGCGCTAAAAGTTAGGGTCATATTTAAAGTTGTCGCTTTAGTCGTAATTTGATTTGTTTAGTATCAAACTAAAATCACCTTCACTAAATAGAATTTCCTATATTTTTGTCTGTTTCACTGTTTAATGCTCCAAGAGGGAAtttgtgaaaaataataatatcaggAGCAAGTCTGGGTCAGGCAAGAGTTAATCATATTCTGAGGGTTAAACACATTGTTCCACCGATTAGAACAGAATATTAAACTGTTCCATTTACATTTGTGTATTTAGAGCCTCACACCTATCAGGTTAATCTTGCCTGCATCTATACCGCTTATTAACTGTTTAGTGATTTGGGGTATAATCTAAACTCAGTATTGTACATCAATACTTATCAATTATTAAACTCATTTTGTAATTTTCAgttaatcaataaaataaaataaaacatttattactaATAAAAGTTTAAATACACTCAGCTAGTCAGTGTTGCATGTCTTGGTTTTAGAGCTACTGCTCTAATGATCTGTACCTAAAGATTTTGTCTAATCAGTTTGGACAATTTTCCACTAATCCCGagttcaggatcaaaccagggagCCTGAATTTCACATTTTGAATCCAGAGCTTATCACACACTTtctgattaaaaagtaaaaatagtagaaaaataaacattatcgCTAAGAGCACCTCATAAATTCAgatgcattttaaaaataatcttttttttttagaatgtaTTATGTTGCTGCTCACAGTAAGAATGGCATACTGTGTTGAGATGGACAAAAATGAACACTGGAATGATAAAGACTGTGAGATGTTAAATCCTTGTGTATGTTATGAAGGTAAGTGACGTTAATAAAAGTAAAACCCTTAGTATCATTACAGTTATAAAGACATGTCTGTGAATCaattactgttatttattttctgtgagtttcttctttttcttttttttattgacatttGTTAGATggcagaaaaaaacatgaataactAAATCAGATGTATATTAATTTCTAACAAACACTAATAGATGcttaatgataaataaaatgctaagaTTTAGTTCAGAGAGAAATGTGTATGTCTATTTCTTatcctattttttttattgtctgtgtaTTGTTGTTGTCTCTGTGCACTTTAGCTTCTGACACTAAAACAAATTCCTTGTATGTGCAAACATACTTGGCAATTTCTGATTCTGACGCAGCATAATTAAGCAGACACAagcttttctaatattttagtcataaacggaaggtttgaattcggtctgtaatttgataatCCGTTAGGATCTAGTTTAGGTTTCTTAataagaggcttaataactgtcAACCGGAGAGGTTTTTGGATGTGACCTAAAGATAACAAGGAGTTAATAATgttgagaagaggctctccagctatATGTAACACATATGTATCTACATTTCTTTCAGTAATTTAgctcttggtatgctgaagcattaagagttcctatcactaaactaaggggccaacccctgaaaaacaacacctgaatacatTAATTTAGAGGGGTGTttcaaaacctttggcaatgtagtgtaattaaatctagtgtatgattaaaatgatgagtTGGTCTAGtgatgttttgtttaatcctAATGGAGTTTAGTAAGTCCATAAATGCgagtcctaaagcatcattTGCATCGTCTGTGTGCATGTTGAAATCTCCTACAATCAACACTTTATCTAAATTAACAAATAAGTCTGGGAGAAAATGTGCAATCTCTTTAAGAAAATCAGTGGAGGGTGtctatacacggtggccagagcaGGGGATAGCGGGATTTTTTTGAATGTCTGAGAGTGCAACAATAAGAACAAGCACTTCGAATGAATTAAACCTGTTTAACTCTgatcctgttttctgagtaacagtAAGAAAATTGCTATAGatgcaacaccacctccacgaCCAGTCTGACGAGGTTCATGCTTAGAGATATATCCTGAtagagtagactcattcagaccaatgtagTCATTTGGTTTAAGCCAGGTTTCGGTAAGGCAGAGTGCATCAAGACTATTATccgagatcatttcattaacattaaGTGCTTTGGatgcaagggatctaatgttgagaagcCCAAAGTTTAAAACTGTTTTTAAGCTCACCTGGAACAATAAGAACTGGAACAAATGTCCTGTCATGAGATTGAGCTCAAGTAcaataaattatttgttttatttatttctattttttttctgtaattctgTTCATGTGGTAAATCTGCTTATCCACTATTTCTCTACTTGTGTCACCAGATACACTGATCCTC harbors:
- the LOC131346665 gene encoding macrophage mannose receptor 1-like isoform X2, coding for MVFFESEHIPVSCTMIQSSMSVFRRRILKYGSSHFSDPALLREKYTDLATINNMREMKKLNHTLMKENAKKAWIGLQREGPGKWQWSLADQTFYRDGDTYRNWRSGEPNNLGGNEYCVEMYPKNGLWNDDTCEGPNHFVCYEEKNTNTKYVVINETKSWYDAQIYCRENHTDLVSVRNQTENDEIWRMINSSVHQKVWIGLFYDSWKWSDQSNSSFRYWSSDQNSGGLNCSAVSESEKRYWSDVDCTEKLPFICHENKLILINETLTWKEALRYCRNHHHDLVSVRTEEMQLWVKEVAQNASTEHVWLGLRHTCALGFWYWVNGEMICYQDWGPGNGTGFEDCSHEERTGAVQSGGEQKWISLPQSEKLNFICSTYEDMFF
- the LOC131346665 gene encoding macrophage mannose receptor 1-like isoform X5, with product MSVFRRRILKYGSSHFSDPALLREKYTDLATINNMREMKKLNHTLMKENAKKAWIGLQREGPGKWQWSLADQTFYRDGDTYRNWRSGEPNNLGGNEYCVEMYPKNGLWNDDTCEGPNHFVCYEEKNTNTKYVVINETKSWYDAQIYCRENHTDLVSVRNQTENDEIWRMINSSVHQKVWIGLFYDSWKWSDQSNSSFRYWSSDQNSGGLNCSAVSESEKRYWSDVDCTEKLPFICHENKLILINETLTWKEALRYCRNHHHDLVSVRTEEMQLWVKEVAQNASTEHVWLGLRHTCALGFWYWVNGEMICYQDWGPGNGTGFEDCSHEERTGAVQSGGEQKWISLPQSEKLNFICSTYEDMFF
- the LOC131346665 gene encoding macrophage mannose receptor 1-like isoform X4, with product MDHLISVTLLFSVCGIGAYIPHRYHFVNENKTWSDAQTYCREKYTDLATINNMREMKKLNHTLMKENAKKAWIGLQREGPGKWQWSLADQTFYRDGDTYRNWRSGEPNNLGGNEYCVEMYPKNGLWNDDTCEGPNHFVCYEEKNTNTKYVVINETKSWYDAQIYCRENHTDLVSVRNQTENDEIWRMINSSVHQKVWIGLFYDSWKWSDQSNSSFRYWSSDQNSGGLNCSAVSESEKRYWSDVDCTEKLPFICHENKLILINETLTWKEALRYCRNHHHDLVSVRTEEMQLWVKEVAQNASTEHVWLGLRHTCALGFWYWVNGEMICYQDWGPGNGTGFEDCSHEERTGAVQSGGEQKWISLPQSEKLNFICSTYEDMFF
- the LOC131346665 gene encoding macrophage mannose receptor 1-like isoform X1, whose amino-acid sequence is MVTGVPDYYNHPDPMVFFESEHIPVSCTMIQSSMSVFRRRILKYGSSHFSDPALLREKYTDLATINNMREMKKLNHTLMKENAKKAWIGLQREGPGKWQWSLADQTFYRDGDTYRNWRSGEPNNLGGNEYCVEMYPKNGLWNDDTCEGPNHFVCYEEKNTNTKYVVINETKSWYDAQIYCRENHTDLVSVRNQTENDEIWRMINSSVHQKVWIGLFYDSWKWSDQSNSSFRYWSSDQNSGGLNCSAVSESEKRYWSDVDCTEKLPFICHENKLILINETLTWKEALRYCRNHHHDLVSVRTEEMQLWVKEVAQNASTEHVWLGLRHTCALGFWYWVNGEMICYQDWGPGNGTGFEDCSHEERTGAVQSGGEQKWISLPQSEKLNFICSTYEDMFF
- the LOC131346665 gene encoding macrophage mannose receptor 1-like isoform X3 — encoded protein: MDHLISVTLLFSVVCGIGAYIPHRYHFVNENKTWSDAQTYCREKYTDLATINNMREMKKLNHTLMKENAKKAWIGLQREGPGKWQWSLADQTFYRDGDTYRNWRSGEPNNLGGNEYCVEMYPKNGLWNDDTCEGPNHFVCYEEKNTNTKYVVINETKSWYDAQIYCRENHTDLVSVRNQTENDEIWRMINSSVHQKVWIGLFYDSWKWSDQSNSSFRYWSSDQNSGGLNCSAVSESEKRYWSDVDCTEKLPFICHENKLILINETLTWKEALRYCRNHHHDLVSVRTEEMQLWVKEVAQNASTEHVWLGLRHTCALGFWYWVNGEMICYQDWGPGNGTGFEDCSHEERTGAVQSGGEQKWISLPQSEKLNFICSTYEDMFF
- the LOC131346665 gene encoding macrophage mannose receptor 1-like isoform X6: MREMKKLNHTLMKENAKKAWIGLQREGPGKWQWSLADQTFYRDGDTYRNWRSGEPNNLGGNEYCVEMYPKNGLWNDDTCEGPNHFVCYEEKNTNTKYVVINETKSWYDAQIYCRENHTDLVSVRNQTENDEIWRMINSSVHQKVWIGLFYDSWKWSDQSNSSFRYWSSDQNSGGLNCSAVSESEKRYWSDVDCTEKLPFICHENKLILINETLTWKEALRYCRNHHHDLVSVRTEEMQLWVKEVAQNASTEHVWLGLRHTCALGFWYWVNGEMICYQDWGPGNGTGFEDCSHEERTGAVQSGGEQKWISLPQSEKLNFICSTYEDMFF